The nucleotide window TTTGGCCTGCCCTGTCTCCTGGTGGGTGAAGCAGAGCCCCAGCTGAACAGGGACACAATTTCATTCTCCACCTGAGTTTCCTAATTGACTTGAACAGATCCAATTTGTGTTGTCCAGATCAGTGTCTGCCTGATTATCCCTGCCTTTGGTGCTCATGGTTTGtgtctgctgagctgggcttaTTCCAAGGACAGCATTTCTCCTCTGGCTCTCCAGGGAACAGCTGTACCTTCAGGCTGGACCTGTGTGGGTGTCCTGGTCAACCCCAATAGGGCAACCATGGCCTGTTTTCCATCTTCTTTGTACAAATTTTTCCTGTGGATCTCTGGGCAGGAGAAGAAGTATCAAAGTTGGTTTTGGGCACCCCTGGAGGCTTTGCCTCACAGACCTCTAAAAGGGGCCCCAGGCAAATGCTGTTCCTGAATCAGGGATGATCTTAACAGTGCTGGACTCATGTTCTCAGTGATCAATTTAAGGCATGTGAGCTGAGATTTGCCAATCCTGCCTCAGGCAGCATTGCCCTATGTCAAACTTCTCTCATCCCTGTATCCTCCCTCAAGTCTTCCCTGCATATAACCCCCACCAGTCCACAGGGTGGTCCAGAACTGGGAGGAAGCGTGGACATCCCATGCCTGCCTGGCTTGCTTGTGGTTGCACAGGGAAGCTGCAAAAGATGAAGGAATTGGCAACTCCCATCAATCGGGACCAGAGCAAACTGACTGCCCTTCCTCATCTGTGGCTCTGCCCATCCGTTAGCATCACTCCCTTTATTCCTCTGGACTTTTGGCCCCTCTGGGCCTTGCTGTTCTGAGTGGTTCAGCAAATGCAACCTCGCAGTCACTGTGGAGAAGAGCCTGCTCCCCTGCTAATGCCACCTGGCCCTGGCAGAGTTGGTGGCAGAAGTTCCCTGAAATGGGGTCTTTCTGCTCCAGCCAGTGCTGGATGTTTGTGGGTGGCACAGAGATGATTAATATATTACATGGTGTACTTGGGGTGACAGCCTGTGAGTGCAGAGCTTATCTTAGGTTTAAACATTAATTCCAGACCTCTGGGAAGTCAgtcccagcactgtcctgctCCAGACGCAGTTGCCAATGTCAGGCGTTGGGGAAATTTTGAAAGCAATTGGTGATTTTGGGCCATTTCAGAAATGCCTGGTGCTGCTCACCTTGATTCCCTGCCTCAGCGTGGCTTTCCATCAGTTTTGCCAGCTTTTCATGGTTGTGAATGTGCCCCATCACTGTGAcaccagctggatcctcactgTCGGCCCCAACCTGACgcaggaagagcagctgaaCCTCACCCTGCCACGGGATGCAAACGGGGAGTACGAGCAGTGCTCCATGTACTCCCCAGTGGACTGGGACCTCGACTCCATCGTGGAATATGGCCTGAACTCCACGCAGAAGTGCAGCAGTGGCTGGGTGTACCCCTCAGCAGAGCCACCATCCCTGCTGACCGAGGTCTGTAATAGCTTTTTGAGGACATGGGGATGTGGAAGGGAGGGGACACCCAATGCCACCCTGTCCTGCAGTTTCCTCAAAGCTGGTGCCTGTCCATAGTgtagctgggctgggctgagatTTACATCAGGTGTATTTTGGGTAAATTCACTCCACCACTCAGCCCCAGGTGTGATcctggagaggctgcaggaaaagcaggCTGTGATACAAGTGTCAGTGGGGCCACAGGCAGAGCCAGTGAAGAGATTAATCACTCCTAGTGGGGTCTTTTGAGTTTCTCTATCCTTCTGCATATCATAAGAATAGTTTCGCTTAGAAGAGACACTTAAATGCCACCTAGTCCAACCCCCAACACAGAAGTTGGTAGCTGAGAAAGAAGTTAAGACGAAgaagagtagatttagattagatagtagggaagaaattcttttctgtgagggtactgagaccctggcacaggttgcccagagaaactgtggctgccccatccctgaaactgtgccaggccaggttggatgtggctctgagtaatgtggtctaatggaaggtgtctgTGTCCATGGAAGGAGGGTTGGACTAGACGGTCTTTAAcatcccttccagtccaaaccatcctgtgatccTCCCTATGTCACTCCACACATGCCCTCTGGTCACTGGCAGTTGCAGAACATCTGACAGAAACTGCTTgtcccagggatcagtgttggcACTCATCCTTTCTCCTCTGGAAGGGCAGGTGGTCTGGGAGGAAGCAAACTGCTGGGACTTCTGTCCCCAGTCCCACCTGAAGCAAAATTTGCCAGCCAGTGTGTTCCCCTGAGAGTACCTGGACTGGATTGGGGGGACTCCTGCAGGTCCCAGTGCTTGGGAGAGGGGCACCACTGAGTACCCCAAGGGCTTGTCCCACCTCTGCCTTGTGTGCCCTGTGCATACTGTGGAGATTCACATCCTGGGAGGGGGGATCCAAAAGCATCTGTTTGTCCTTTCTCCAGTTTGACCTGGTGTGTGACAGGAAGGACCTGAATGACATTGGCCAGTCCATCTACATGGCAGGGCTGTTCCTGGGATCCATGATCTTTGGGCCACTGAGTGACAGGTGAGGAGGCACAACCACCCTCCCCAGGTCTGTGCAAAGCCAGCATGCTGGGCTGAGCCTCTCTGGACGCTGCACTCTGGGCATTTTGTCAGTGCTCCTCACTCACAGGGGCCCTGACCAAAGTCCTTGGGTCCCATGAGGACATGGCCacacagggaggggaagggagagaggcacagtgtgtgcacaGGGTCCTTCACTTCTCAACCCAGAGTGTAGTCTGAGCCTTATCACCCTCAAGGGTGATAAAATCACTTACATAACCTGCTGGACTCCTCCCCATCTCCAAGGGATCTCTCCAGGTACTGACTGtgtcttccttccttccccccagGATCGGCCGCAGGCCAGTCATTCTGATCTCCGTCTTCCTCCAGGGCGTGTTTGGTCTTGGAATTGCCTTTGTGCCCCATTTCTATGTGTACATGGCCTTCAGGTGTGTCGTGGGGGCTTCGGTGTCAGGGATCACCATGACAATACTGGCCTTAGGTGAGTGGGATGCCCTGGCCCTGAGGCAGAGGGATGTGGCCTGTCAAGGTGcaacacaaaaagaaataaaaatcatcaggTATGACTAGGAATACACTGCAGCAAGGACTTGTCATGCTCTGCACTGTTCTTTGGCCGTTTGGCATCTCCTCAACCCTGAGTGAGAGCAACATGGAGCATCTCTCCCCTGCCAGTGCtcagaggagggaaaagggacaaTGTCCCAGCTCAGGAGGCCAGTGCAGAGAGAGAGCCCAGTGGCTCTGGAACAGTTTGGGTTCCAGCTCTGTTACAGCATTCTATGGACTCTGAGACCAAAGGGGTGACACACCAGAGCTTCATGTCCTCTTGTAGAGGGCCAGGACACTCTGACAGCATGAAGAGGTGATGCATCCCATGAAACACTGGGGACTTGCATGTGTGACTGATAGCAGAGCTCACCCTGCTGGCCTCTAATCCTCACCTGCAGGGGAAACACCCTGTTTGCATCACAGAAATCCTTTACATAGATGACTGAGCCTTCATTCTTCTTCTCAGCCACAGAATGGATAGGTGTCTCCTCCCGGCCAAAGGCAGTGCTTGGTTCTCATTGCTGTTTTGCCATCGGACAGATGATTTTGGCTGGCTTGAGCTATGGAATTCGCAACTGGAGGCTGCTGGAAATTGCAGGATCTGCTcctatattttcctttttcttcttcattggGTAAGTGGATGTGGACAGAGCTCTTGCAGACACGATGGAGGTGTGAGGTGTGGAagtgaggaggcagcagcagctcaggaccAGGCCGGGTCTTTCCCATCACAGGGCAGATGCTGGAGAAGCTTCTGCAGAACTCAGCACTTCTCCCTGGGACACTGAactcctgagagcagcagctgctctgcctcaggTCACCAAATGTGGCCTTTGGAGACTAAATGTGGTGGGTATTTAGACTCATCCATGCCATCTGATAACCACTGCTTCCCAGACGTGATCACAGagaaaggggctgtgggggagCTTGGCAGGTCCCAGCAGCATGTGCTGAGCTCCCCTCGTTGGCAGGGTGCTCCCAGAGTCAGCTCGGTGGCTGGTGACAAAAGGCAGGATGGAGGAAGCCAAGAAGGTCCTTCAGAAGGCGGCGGCCACCAACAAGCGCAGCCTCCCGGCAGGACTCCTGGAACAGGTACGGGCACAGGGAACCACTGCCTGTCTGCACAGACTGCCTTCTGcacctgggctggcagcagccactGGAGCTGAGCTCATCCCAGAAATGCCTTTCCATACACACTGGGGATGATTTGGGGATGGACTGTGGGGGACTCCAGCTTCAGGTGTGATGGACAGAGACAAGGTGAGGGAAGAGGTGCAGCTTCTGctgaggctcagcctggagcttTCAGGAGTCCTCCTTGGGCTATGGAAAGAACAGAAAGCTTCCCTGCATTTTCTCCTATTGCAGGAGTGTGGGTGATGAGCATGTGGTCTGTTTAGTCTGTGGGTTTTCATGCACAAATACCTGAAAGGGAGTTACCTCCTTGCCCACCTCAAAGTTCCTACACTGGGGCATGTTCCTCCTGAGGAATCTCTTGGTCACCAaggccctgtgctgggcacccagagcacagaggcTGGAGCCCCCAGTGGGGCTGCCCGGCCTCCCAGAGTAGTGGGGGTCACCAGCTTGATCTGCTGAGGCTTTCCATAGACTGCAGATGGAAAAGGAGCTGGACATGGGTTTCTTTTGCCTGCCTTGACTCTTTggctttttgtgttttgaagTTGAAGCCcgagaaaaaaatcaagtctgGAAGTTTTCTCGATCTCTTTCGGAAAAAGCACCTCCGGAAAGTGACTTTAATCATGTCCTGTGCCTGGTAAGGCACTCCCTGCTCCCCTCTTTCTTCTAGGTGAAGAAAATAAGGGATTGATAGTAATAACTAAATTCACCTTGTGGTTTCTGAATATTATGCAtgggtgtttttgtttctggCTATTTAAGATGCTTTGTGGCTTTGGGGAAAGGTGATAGCATTCCTACCTTTGACAGTCTTGTGGTATTCTTTTGGGTTTATGTTCCCTTGGAAATGCTGTGGCTTGGTCAAAATGTCACTGGAGGTCAATACTGCATTTCCTCGTGGCTAATAGATATATGCCCCTGGCTTTCAGGTTCGTGAACAGCTTTGTCTACTATGGACTGAGTCTGAACGTGACAAATTTTGGCCTGGACATCTACCTGACTCAGCTTGCCTTTGGGGCAGTGGAAATCCCAGCCCGTGTTGGTTGTATCTTCATTCTGCAGTGGTTTGGGAGGAGGAAACCCCAGACTGTTCTGCTGGTGCTGAGTGGCCTGGTGTGTCTGATCATCACTGGCATCCCTGAAGGTGAACAACCTCATCCCATGCAGAGAGGACACCCTCTGGGACAGAGAGGCACagagccccagcccttcccttgctggtgcaggtcctgccctccCAACCATGCTAGATTATGTCCCTCAGGGCCTGAGCTGTCCCTGGTGCCATGGCCATGTGGGACTTGGTTAACCCACTAGGGACCATTCCAAACAGCAACTTTGAGCTTGCCAATCAGGACAGCAGAGGGTAGAGCTGAGCCCAGTAGGCCACCTGTCAGTAGAGCTGTCCTGTGGGAAAATTTATACCTGGGGAGGTGAGATGATGGATGCAGAGTGTGTTGAAGGTACCACCAGGCCAAAGCTGCTCCATCCATGTTCAGGCACTGTCGGAGAAAATGGTTCCCTGCAGGTGACACAGTTGTCACTATGATCTCCCAGTCACTATCCATGAGTGTGCTCAGCACTCCCTCATCCATAGCAATggtctctcctcctcccctcagaCCAGCCCGTGGCAACCACTGTCCTGGCCACCATTGGCAAGTTTGCTTCCTCAGCCTCCTTCTCCACCTCCTTCGTCTACACTGCAGAGCTCTTCCCCACGGTCATCAGGTGAGATCTCCCCACACCTCGGGGCTTCCCTCTGCTGTGGCTGATGGTGGTGCTGGCTCAAGAGCCCAGTTGTCCCCATGGCCACTCTCAGTCCCACAGTGGCCTGGGGGTGGCTGGTCCCTGCTCACAGCCTCCACTGCCCCTCGCTCCCCAGGCAGACTGGCGTGGGGCTGTGCTCGATGTCGGCACGGGTGGCTGGGATCCTGGCACCGCTGGTGCGGCTCCTGGGGCAGTACCACCCGGCCATCCCCATGGCCATCTTTGGGGGTGCCCCCGTGCTGGGGGggctgctctgtgtcctgctgcccGAGACCCGCGGCACCGACCTGCAGGATGACACGGGGGACAACCAAACTCCAACCGAGGTGGGTACCTGGGTTTGCCTCTGGGTCAGGGACACGGAGTGCCAGCACATTGCATGGGCTGAGGGTCCTTTGAGGGGTGACAGTGGtgggagggcaggcagtgggaCTTTCCCACTGtggaggatggggaggagaCCCCATAACCCCACCCATGGTGGTCACCCCTTCATTCCTGTCCATGGGATAGAACAGCGGGTGCTCTGCCTGTCTCTCTCTGCCCTCCTCAGGGAAGGGCCGGTGCCTCGTAGCCATGATCTCTGGCTTTCACCCTCTCGTAACTCCCAGCCCTCATTTCCCATGGGATCAGGTGGAATTGCACCCTGATACTTTTGTTATCCCACTGGGAGAAGGGTGTCCACAGGCCCCCAGAGAGCGAGTGGGGATTGGGAGCCAGGCTGCTGAGGGCTGCTTGTCCCAGGGATGGCTGCCATCAGCTCATAATAGCAcatcttcctttgcttttacaCTCTTCTCCCTTTCATTAGGTCTGTGAAAatgccaccagcagctctgagaaTGGACAGGTGAAAGGAAAAGGTGGTGGCCAAGTCAATGAGTACACGAAGACCACTTACTTCTAGCTGAGTCTGCAGGTGGCTGTAGCTGAAGGCAGCCCAGTGTTGTGTGGGCACTGAGGACAGGCAGGGTCTTCACCACAGGATACCACCATCACTCGGGCCATCACTGCCAGTTCTTGgctttccttgtcttttttgCCTTCCTGTATCTCCCTCTATAGCTTGTCCTCAGGCACTGCATGATGTCGCTGGCATCTGACAGTGCTCCCGCTGGTGAAAAAGGGATGCTTTTCatttaagggggaaaaagaaagaaagcaaaaaaccagAATGGAggcattttctttgtttttcctgccttgTCTCCAGAGAGGTGAGACTGTAAACTTTGTCCAGAGAGGCACCTGCCAGAGCATTGAATAGACTTGCAACAGAGAGCTGTGCTCACTAACAAGAGAGCTGGAGTAGAGGCAGCATGGAAAACAATCTCATACTTGCAAAAAGGAGTGATTTATCTTGACTATCTGCAAGATCTTCTCACTCTCCCATAAAAAcactcctttttatttttttttttaatttgaaatacttAACTGAGCTAAAAAAAATGATATGATGGAAGAAACAGCACCCAGGGAGTAAGGATGTCTAACAGGCAACTGAATTTTCACATTAGTGCTGGTGGCTTGGAATCTATGCCTGTCATGATGCTTTGGGCATGGAAAATGGTGCTATCAGGCTGCAGTGTAGGACCAAATTACTTCGTCCATTCCAGGAAACTGAGATGTGGTGGCAGTTGGCTCTTAGAAGACGAATCTTTCTGGGAAATACCAGGTTTTTCTACTGTGTTTTAGTCTATTCCTTCTTAGTTATCCATTTCTATCCTTAAATGATTTAGGACTACTTTTGTCTTACACTgtgaataaaaaatatatgtttttcctgtgcttcCCTTTCTCTTGTCTCCTGTCCCTCAAGACAACTTTCTTTTCCCACTGATTTGGTACAAATGAAACCTGGAAGCTCCACAAAGTGGTGCCCCATCTCTGTCTGTACAGCTCAAAAACTTTTTTCTGGTAGTGTCAGGAAGCttttaaaacagattatttcttctctctgttgTTGTGCCTGCATGTTTCCCATGGATCAAAGTACCTTAGGGATATGTAGTGTGATGAAGACAGAGTTTTGGATAAAATGAGTGTCATGTTACAAAGTCCTTCCAGGAAGGACTGGCCGTGGTGCCCTCTTTTCTCTGGCACTGCTTTTTGGAGGATGTGCTGTGATGCTTCTCTTCAGTGCCCCAATAATAGAGGAGCTTAGTCATTTGCCCAAGGGCACTCTTTCCTTGGGAAAGGCTGGGGACTGCCTTGTTCAGGCTTTTATGGAAAACAAGGCACTGAGTgcaaaggctgagggaagagCTTGGAGCCAAATGTACATTTATTTAGGGAAAAACAGGTTCTTTGGGGAATTGTACTCTGAAACTCTCTGGTTTAGCTCATTTCATAAATAAAGGCATCTAAGCACAGCTGAGGTACTTCTACTTCCATTTTATTCATGCATCCAGTTGGCTGAAGATCCATTTCATAGCATCTTGGAGAGTTTTGGCTTGAAGggaaccttaaagaccatccaatTCCAACCCCCTACCAGGGGTAGGGACACTTtcctctagaccaggttgtCAAAGCCCTGTATAACCAAGCCATGGCTGGAGGGCCGGCGTGGGATGGTGCTGGAGGTCACAGTGGTGAGCACTTGCCAGGGACACCATGTAGGGTTTGTTAAGACATTTCAATTAATGTCCAAGCCTTCTTCAGGTCCTTCTGTATCAGATATAGGAGTGAGGTCCTGCTCCTGCACTTACACCCTCACTTAGGCCAGTCTGTATTTTAGGTCACAACCTCTTGACCCCCATTTCTGCTTTGGAAGAGACCCAAATTCATGTATCAGAGCCTGCTCACTGCTGAGGAAGCTGATCAGACGGAGTCAGGGGTATCTCAGGCATGGAGGGGCAGCTGAGCCTGTCCTGGCCCTGTTCCCTCATGTGACCTGTGGGGCAAAGCAGCTCCTGTTGCCAGTGGAGCCCTATAGAGACAATCCAGACACCCTTGGTGTCAGTGACACTGATCAACTGTGAGGCAACTCTGATtcctggctgtggggcagaggtgTCAGGATCCTTGACCTTCCCTTTTAACTAGAGAACATGGTCCTCTCTTTTCACCTGACTCTCTGCTAGAAAGCCCCAGGTCCATGAGCAGAGCAAAGCTTGTGGAAAGGGACCCAGCAGGGAATGGCTGAGGAGGTGAGGAGATGAGTATTAAAGCTGCTCTCCTGACTCTGTGCAAGGATTCATAGAATAGTATGTTcgtttatgttggaaaagacctttaaggcCATTGAGTCCAGCcatcagcccagcactgccagatcCACCAGTAAAACACATCCCTAAGTGACACACcttcctccagggatggtgactccgCTACTGCCTTGGGCAGCCTGTGTCAATGTTTGAGAGCCCCTTTGGAGAACaacattttcctaatatctgatctaaacctccGTGGACACTacttgagaccatttcctcttgtcctgttacttgttacttgggagaagtGACTGACTCTCcccttgctacaacctcctttgaggtagttgtagagagtgataaagtcccccctgagctgctttttctccaggctgagcccccactgctccctcagctgctcctgagaCCCTTACACAGATTTGTTGCCCTTCAGTTCCAAAGCTCAGATCTTGGAATCTCCCTGTCCTGTCTCCATCCATGACCAGCTTGCATGTGACTCTGAGGTGATTTTGTGCACCAAAGCCAAGACAGGTCTAGACTGGGGACACCCTGACcttcaaaacaccaaaacacaaaGTGCTAAGAAACAAAAGAATGCAGCAAACCTGTGTGATGAGACTGCTCCTTCAACCAAGAGTAGTGATGTTGTTTGAGGAGATGATTTCATGAACAGACaccaaatattttctctgcttgAAAACAAGTTAGTATAGGAAAGGCACTCATCCTTCTATTTCTTTTGCATGACAATACATGACACTAAAAAAGCACAActgagctggcagcagccaACTGAGGGTACTGTAAAAGGCTGACCATGACTGGGGAAAGCTGTCCAGATGCCCACACAGTTTAATTGACGTCAAATTGCAGCATATGCCACACAATTCAGAAAACTTCCAAAGCTGCTAgtagagaaaataaatacaggttGTTAGTCAGAAGgctttgaaaaaagaaaaaagtccttATTTGTCTCAGTTATTCTGCTTTAACACTCTGCTTCTGCATTGTTTGTGGctgatgaaaacaaaacacatttccatCTGCATGTTAAATTACGGACTTACAATTTCCATGTAGAAAACACTCCAGAGCCAAGAGCAGTTACAAAGGCCAACtgtgaaacagcaggaaaagaaaaaaaagagtcaacACCATTTATTATTCACATATTGCATTACAAGTGTCTCTTACCAAACTCAGAGCATAATTTATATTATTCATGTAGAAACTCAATTTCAACACCACATAGAAAGAAAAGCTAAATACGTGTGTGACAGGGTTTCAGTGACATCCTGATCAAACGTCGGGGCTGGGGCCAACGAGGAGGTGCCGACCCAAGCCCTGAgtgcagcagggacacagcccgGCGCCTGCCCGCCCAGTACAGCCACTCTCCTGGTGATTCTTTATTGCTGTAAAACACGACAGGGATGGTTCCACAGGTACCAGTTTGCAAAGGACTGGGAAAACACGTTGGGAGGACTCGCTGCGCGGCCAGGCATGACAGAGCTGGGGTTGAGGAACAGTCTGAAGTGCATGTTTTCTAAACACAGAGTGACACAGATCTCCTCTCCCTCTGACCACAGATATTGTGTTCATCATCTGAAAGACCAGCAGCAATGCCTCACTGGTCTGCTTCAAGAAAGATTGGGTCAGACTAGACCTCTAGTATATGCCTGTCCAATCATTGCTTGCTTTCTGAGCATCTGCAGATGTCCTGCTCCAAATCTGCTTCATCTTTCTGGTGTCTCTCTTAAAAATGCTCTCCAGTCTTCTCGTTCTGAAGacaagaaggaaagaggaagagcTGATATGATTTTCATCctggtttctgatttttttcttgaccTTAAATTTGGaactttagattttttttttaacttaaattcAAGCTCCATGCACCCACCTCAGCTGGGGTTTGGCCCGTCTCTGTGTCATCTGGCAGGTCGACACCACGGGTCTCAGGCAGCAGGATGCAGAACAGTGACACTAGCACGGGGATGCTCCCGAAGATGGCCATGGGGATGGCCCGGTGGTACTGGTCCAGGGGGATGATCAGGGGGGCCAGGATCCCTGCCACCCTCGCCATGGTTGAGCACAGCCCCACGCCGGTCTGCCTGGGGAGCAAGGGGCAGTGGGAAGTGTGGTCAGGGATCAGCATCCCCTGGGACTGAGTGTGGCCATGGGGACAGCTGGGCTCTTGAGCCATCAGCACCACCAGCATGGCAGAGGGAAGCCCCGAGGTGTGGGGAGATCTCACCTGACGATCGTGGGGAAGAGCTCTGCGGCGTAGACGTAGGAGGTGGAGAaagtggctgtggctgtgaacTTGCCGATGATGGCCAGGACGGTGATTGCCACGGGCTGGtctgaggggaggaggagagaccAGCACTGTGACCTCCATGGAGACGGTTCACTCGGAATCAAAACTCTCTCTGGTGAGATTTCTTGGGACAGCCCTTTCTAATGGACTTACAAACTAATTTTGGCAAGTTGAAGACACCACCTACCCCAAGGAAAATTGTTCCTAGCATAGCATTACCTGGAAAATACTGTCTGTAAAGCTGGCAAAGAGAACCCGGATTTCTCCTGAGGTCTTGGGTATTTCCTAAGTGTGCAGCTGAGGCGAGCTTCTGAGCCACCACAGGTTCTTGAGGAGTGCTTGGTTGGAAATACAACATCCCTGAGCTTGAAAGCATCGTGCAGCCCCTCTCTTTCCTTCAGCCTTACTCACAGTGGCAGGGATTAGGGTATGGACTGCAGCAATGTGGCACAAACAGATGTGAGGGGTGggcatttgctttttttttcatctaaagAAGGGAGACacagtgtattttaaaacaccTCTTCTGCTGCACGTTTTTGCTCAGAGGTGCTGAGGTGGTGTTGTCTAGTGGGGGGTGGTGTCTGTTGGGCACTGCCTACTGAGGGCCAAGAGCTGTGGAAAGAccaggcacagccctgaaggAGAATAAATTCAAGCTGAGAGGGAGCTtgaggcagctcagcccctgagAGTGAGTGTAGGTCTGcatccagctgggctgggaggatgAGTCTGAACAAGGAGAGAAATGGCTGGGGCTCTGTCCAGCTCTGCTCATAGG belongs to Pithys albifrons albifrons isolate INPA30051 chromosome 7, PitAlb_v1, whole genome shotgun sequence and includes:
- the LOC139674438 gene encoding solute carrier family 22 member 14-like isoform X3, translating into MSGVGEILKAIGDFGPFQKCLVLLTLIPCLSVAFHQFCQLFMVVNVPHHCDTSWILTVGPNLTQEEQLNLTLPRDANGEYEQCSMYSPVDWDLDSIVEYGLNSTQKCSSGWVYPSAEPPSLLTEFDLVCDRKDLNDIGQSIYMAGLFLGSMIFGPLSDRIGRRPVILISVFLQGVFGLGIAFVPHFYVYMAFRCVVGASVSGITMTILALATEWIGVSSRPKAVLGSHCCFAIGQMILAGLSYGIRNWRLLEIAGSAPIFSFFFFIGPGLSHHRADAGEASAELSTSPWDTELLRAAAALPQVTKCGLWRLNVGAPRVSSVAGDKRQDGGSQEGPSEGGGHQQAQPPGRTPGTVEAREKNQVWKFSRSLSEKAPPESDFNHVLCLVREQLCLLWTESERDKFWPGHLPDSACLWGSGNPSPCWLYLHSAVVWEEETPDCSAGAEWPGVSDHHWHP
- the LOC139674438 gene encoding solute carrier family 22 member 13-like isoform X2, giving the protein MSGVGEILKAIGDFGPFQKCLVLLTLIPCLSVAFHQFCQLFMVVNVPHHCDTSWILTVGPNLTQEEQLNLTLPRDANGEYEQCSMYSPVDWDLDSIVEYGLNSTQKCSSGWVYPSAEPPSLLTEFDLVCDRKDLNDIGQSIYMAGLFLGSMIFGPLSDRACLVLELPLCPISMCTWPSATEWIGVSSRPKAVLGSHCCFAIGQMILAGLSYGIRNWRLLEIAGSAPIFSFFFFIGVLPESARWLVTKGRMEEAKKVLQKAAATNKRSLPAGLLEQLKPEKKIKSGSFLDLFRKKHLRKVTLIMSCAWFVNSFVYYGLSLNVTNFGLDIYLTQLAFGAVEIPARVGCIFILQWFGRRKPQTVLLVLSGLVCLIITGIPEDQPVATTVLATIGKFASSASFSTSFVYTAELFPTVIRQTGVGLCSMSARVAGILAPLVRLLGQYHPAIPMAIFGGAPVLGGLLCVLLPETRGTDLQDDTGDNQTPTEVCENATSSSENGQVKGKGGGQVNEYTKTTYF
- the LOC139674438 gene encoding solute carrier family 22 member 13-like isoform X1, coding for MSGVGEILKAIGDFGPFQKCLVLLTLIPCLSVAFHQFCQLFMVVNVPHHCDTSWILTVGPNLTQEEQLNLTLPRDANGEYEQCSMYSPVDWDLDSIVEYGLNSTQKCSSGWVYPSAEPPSLLTEFDLVCDRKDLNDIGQSIYMAGLFLGSMIFGPLSDRIGRRPVILISVFLQGVFGLGIAFVPHFYVYMAFRCVVGASVSGITMTILALATEWIGVSSRPKAVLGSHCCFAIGQMILAGLSYGIRNWRLLEIAGSAPIFSFFFFIGVLPESARWLVTKGRMEEAKKVLQKAAATNKRSLPAGLLEQLKPEKKIKSGSFLDLFRKKHLRKVTLIMSCAWFVNSFVYYGLSLNVTNFGLDIYLTQLAFGAVEIPARVGCIFILQWFGRRKPQTVLLVLSGLVCLIITGIPEDQPVATTVLATIGKFASSASFSTSFVYTAELFPTVIRQTGVGLCSMSARVAGILAPLVRLLGQYHPAIPMAIFGGAPVLGGLLCVLLPETRGTDLQDDTGDNQTPTEVCENATSSSENGQVKGKGGGQVNEYTKTTYF